In Verrucomicrobiota bacterium, the genomic stretch TGCTTGGGATAAAATACCGCATGCGCCGTGTCGTATAAATTCCAATTGCGATGCCGCAGCCGCCCGGAGGTTTCCATCTGCCGAAACAATGGTGTCCCGGGATACGGAGTCAGGATATGAAAGGTGGCGCACTCCAACCGGTTCTGTTCAATCCATTGTGCGGTGGTCTGGAAGACATCCTTCCGATCTCCATCAAATCCCAGTACGAAACTGCCGTTCACCTGAATGCCCTGATCATGAAAGATCTGAATGCGTCGCGCGTAATCTGCCACCCGTGGTGTTCGTTTGCGGGCGCCAATCAGGTTTTCATCGGATAGTGATTCAAACCCCACAAACACACCTGTGCAACCCGCCAGCGACATTTCGCGAACGAGCGCGTGATCATCGCTTACATCCAGGGAAATCGCCGCGCTCCAGATTTTCCCAAGTGGCTTCAATTCGCGGCACAGTTGCCGTAGATAGCCACGCTTGGCCCCGAGATTATTGTCCAGAAATGCCGCATACGGTTCACCGCTTTCCGCAAGCTGGCGGGCGATGTCCTCCGGGGGACGTTCGCGGCACGGCATCCGCAGGTTGCCGGTGGACAGGAAACAAAATTCGCACCGGTTATGACATCCGCGCGTCGCCATGAGGCTGGCCCGGGTGAGGAAGGAATGTGGCGAAATCAATTGCCGTCGCGGAGCCGGTTCCTGCCCATAATCCCCATCGAACTCGCAGCGGTAACAGGGTTGAAGAGTTTGCCGCTCCACATCGGCCAGCACCTGCGGCCAGGCGCGCACCCCATCCCCGATCACAATGGCATCGGCGTACCGCATCAGTTCCTCCGGGCAGGCCATGGCATGCAGACCGCCCAAAATGACTTTGACCCCATGCTGGCGATACCACGCCGCTAACTGGCACGCGCGTTCGGCAAACGTGAGATGCACGGTGATCCCCACCACTTCGGGCAACGGCTCCATGGGAGGCGGGCCGTGCAGCAAATTTTCGTCCCACCAATCCACCCGCCAATGCTCCGGCGTGGCAGCGGCGAGACTGGTCAGCGCCAGGGACGGGGTTAACACATGTTTGCCGTAACTGGCGTGGGGATCCTTGGGGTAAAAGGGTTGCACCAATCGGACGTACCGTTTGACCATCGGGCCGGTATTACTGCAATCCGGCAATGGGGGTGCCTCACGCATTTCCAACGGTTGCCATAATGGCTGACGCGGTTGATAATATGGATCCTCCGGAACCCGGTTCCATATACTTTCGGCAAGGCTCTGCCAATGCGTTGGGAATATGTTTTTCATAGCTTGATCCGATAATTCGGCTTTGCATCACGACAAAACCATGGCGTTGCGCTAAGTGAGCGCGTTTTACTGACGTGATGTAAAAACTAGGCTGTCAGCCGACCGCAACCGCATGGTGATTAGCCGTCACACTGGCTGGTGTCGCTGCATCGTGGTTCCAACTGTGCAACTGCATCTCCACCGCGTCTATGACTTCATCCGGGGTTGAAGTGCCGGCGGTGATGCCCACTAAATCATCTTGATTGAACCACTCCTGCCGTAATTCCTGCGCCGTTTGGACATGATGCACGCGGGGACACCATTGTTCACAGGCAGCCACCAATTCCCGGGTGTTATTGCTGTGCGCACCGCCGATCACAATGACCGTGGTGCATTGCCGGGCCAGGTCCATCGCTGCGCCTTGGCGCTGTTTGGTGGGTCGGCAGACCGTATCCACAAATTTGACTTCCGATTGCGGAAAACGCCGTTGGATCATCGCCACAAGGAAACGCGCCCGGTCCAACCGTTGCGTGGTCTGCGCGATCACCCCAAAGCGCGGGCGCTCCCGCAGTTCATCCACATCCGCTTCCGTCAGGATGACATCATACGCCTCCAGATCTCCGGTAATGCCGCGCACTTCCACGTGCTGGCGCTGGCCGATGATGACCGGGTGATGGCCCTCCCGCACCAACTGGGCAACCGCAAGGTGCGCGTGCCGCACCAGTGGGCACGTCGCTTCAATCACCCGGTGGCCGCGCGCCACCACTGCGCCAACCACCCGCTGCGAGGTGCCATGCGCGGTGATCATCACCTGCGCCGTGGGCAGATCGTCTCCCAGATTGACGATCCGGACACCGCGTCCGCGCAAATCATTCAGGACGGTTTCATTATGGACGAGGTCGCCCAGAATGGAGAGCGGCGCCTGGGCGGCGTGTTGTTTGGCCAGGGTGATGGCGTCTCGCACGCCAAAGCACATGCCGTAATGAGCAGCACGGATTATTTTCATAGCATGAAAGGGATGGGGCCGCGAAACGTTGGCCGTGGCCGGTTGGGTTCAAGACTGTTCTTATGATTACTCATACTTTGTAACACAAAGCTTATGACCATGGTTCTTCGTTTTTGTTCAAAATAGTTTCATTTCCCGTTTTTCGCCGCCGCGATGATTTGTTCCAGCAGGTTCAGGTATGTGGCAAACGCCGTTTTGCCGTTCGCGGTTAGGGCGCAGGTGGTCAACGGGCGGTTCTGCGCGTACGACTTGGTGACGGAGACGTAACCGGCCTCTTGCAGCGTGCGGATGTGCGTGGTGAGATTGCCATCGGTCATCTGGAGGGTGCCGCGTAATTCCGTGAAGGATAACTCAGGCGTGGCGGCCAGCAGCGACATGATTGCCAGACGCCCTTTCTCATGGATCACGCGATCCAGCAATAAAAACGGCTCGGGATTCACGCTGTTTTGTCCGGTTTTTCCGTGAAATACAGGTAGATTCCGTATGCCAGGTGCAGCCCGCCAAACGTGCCGGCCATGACCAGGTTGGGCCAAGCGGGGGCCAGGTCATCCGCCAGGGCGGGCAGCAACATGACGCCCAATCCGCAAAACGCGAAAATCCATCCCAACAGGCGGATGCCCCGCCGCATGAAAAAGCCGGCGGCATTCAGCGCGCAACCGTATAACAGCAACCAGATCATCACCAGCGGCCACGTATCATTTTCCGCTTCCACCATGAAGCAGGCCGCCACCCCAATCACCGCCCCGAGCAACAACGGCAGTGAGACCGTGGCGGCCACGCGGCGGGTCGGTGGCGACCAGAATACCTCGTCGGCCTTGAGCGCTTGCTGGCGGATAAGGAGCATCGCCAATCCCAGCGACACCACGCTGACGCCCAGCCAGAACAGGCCGAAATGCCGGGTATCGGCCCACTGCAATTTCCAGGCCACCAAGCCAGCCGCCAGCCCAATGCCGCCGGTCAGCGTGTAGATGGGGGCCAGCGCCCGGCGATACAGGGCGGCACGTTCCATCAACGTCCGAATCGTCTGCAATTGTTCCATCGCCCAATCATTCTTCATGCAGTCACTTTGCTACACAAAGCATATTCATGCAAGCAGTTTTTTCACCGGCATCCTCACCCCGGCCGACATCGTCAAACCTCAGGATTTATGGGGCAAACGCCAGCCGTTAAAGTGGTCGTCCGCGCGGTGATTAGATTTTTAATAATTTCTATTGCATCATTAGCGGATAAGGGTAGTCTTCAGGCGATCCGCAGGCTGACTAATTGAGACGCGATGGCACGTTTACAAACATTGGTTGCGTATTCCGGGCAAACTCCGACCCGGAAACTCGGCGCGCTGCAAAGCGCGAGCCCCGCCATTTCCCTTGCCCCCCGCCAAACGCTGGCGCGGGCGCGGGTGGGTGCCTCGGGCCAATCCACCCACCCCGGCAAATCATTCCTTGGGCTCGCTAACTCTCCCAGGCTGCTCTCCAAACCATTCTTTGGGCATAATGATGGTCGTACAGGACATAATACCACCGCCACAGGACATAATAAACCGTTTATTGGGTCCAATAACACCGTCAGAGAACATAATGACGGTCGCACAGGACATAATACCACCAGCACAGGGCATAATAAACCGTTTATTGGGTCCAATGACGCCGTCAGAGAGCATAATACCACCGTCACAGGGCCAAATAATGCCAGCACAGGGCATAATAAACGGTTTACCGGGTCCAATAACACCGCCAGAGGGCATAATACCACCGCCAGCCAGCCCAATAAACCGTTTATTGGGGCCAATAAATCATTTATTGGGCTTATTAAATGGTTCGTAAACGCCCATAACCCGTTCAAAAAGGCTAGTTTACAACAAAAACTGCCAAAACGGGGCAAATTGGACGTGTTTTGCCCGGTTGGCGGCTT encodes the following:
- a CDS encoding radical SAM protein — encoded protein: MREAPPLPDCSNTGPMVKRYVRLVQPFYPKDPHASYGKHVLTPSLALTSLAAATPEHWRVDWWDENLLHGPPPMEPLPEVVGITVHLTFAERACQLAAWYRQHGVKVILGGLHAMACPEELMRYADAIVIGDGVRAWPQVLADVERQTLQPCYRCEFDGDYGQEPAPRRQLISPHSFLTRASLMATRGCHNRCEFCFLSTGNLRMPCRERPPEDIARQLAESGEPYAAFLDNNLGAKRGYLRQLCRELKPLGKIWSAAISLDVSDDHALVREMSLAGCTGVFVGFESLSDENLIGARKRTPRVADYARRIQIFHDQGIQVNGSFVLGFDGDRKDVFQTTAQWIEQNRLECATFHILTPYPGTPLFRQMETSGRLRHRNWNLYDTAHAVFYPKHMTPEELELGYDWLYRRLFSPASIWRRRPRHASAIAPYLAMSLLYKRSNRLWHFLIKHDLVHAVWSPLVHWSRRRHLAFRRRLEAQPVHLPVANPAPAVISAGV
- the ispH gene encoding 4-hydroxy-3-methylbut-2-enyl diphosphate reductase; protein product: MKIIRAAHYGMCFGVRDAITLAKQHAAQAPLSILGDLVHNETVLNDLRGRGVRIVNLGDDLPTAQVMITAHGTSQRVVGAVVARGHRVIEATCPLVRHAHLAVAQLVREGHHPVIIGQRQHVEVRGITGDLEAYDVILTEADVDELRERPRFGVIAQTTQRLDRARFLVAMIQRRFPQSEVKFVDTVCRPTKQRQGAAMDLARQCTTVIVIGGAHSNNTRELVAACEQWCPRVHHVQTAQELRQEWFNQDDLVGITAGTSTPDEVIDAVEMQLHSWNHDAATPASVTANHHAVAVG
- a CDS encoding transcriptional regulator, translated to MNPEPFLLLDRVIHEKGRLAIMSLLAATPELSFTELRGTLQMTDGNLTTHIRTLQEAGYVSVTKSYAQNRPLTTCALTANGKTAFATYLNLLEQIIAAAKNGK